The Telopea speciosissima isolate NSW1024214 ecotype Mountain lineage unplaced genomic scaffold, Tspe_v1 Tspe_v1.0196, whole genome shotgun sequence genome has a segment encoding these proteins:
- the LOC122647834 gene encoding protein EI24 homolog produces MALKMDSLRPQVKQAVLQRIDGFREACCLHRVVFLCFRSRMLLIRIGQCFLLNGLIFLGSMFVINSVVIPTLGWIPNRCPNFGSDDQCSFAGVVKLYSILRSGLIQLSYVSMQIIYIIKLFLLQLISL; encoded by the exons ATGGCACTGAAGATGGATTCTCTGAGACCACAGGTCAAGCAAGCCGTGTTACAGAGGATTGATGGTTTCAGGGAGGCATGTTGTCTTCACAGGGTCGTCTTCCTCTGTTTCAG GTCGAGGATGCTCCTGATCCGAATCGGGCAGTGTTTTCTATTGAATGGCTTGATTTTCTTAGGAAG CATGTTTGTTATAAATTCAGTTGTCATTCCAACTCTAGGATGGATACCAAATCGATGCCCAAATTTTGGTTCAGACGATCAATGTTCCTTTGCTGGTGTAGTAAAACTTTATTCCATCTTACGCTCGGGACTTATTCAGCTTTCCTATGTGAGTATGCAGATTATCTATATAATTAAgctttttcttttgcaattgATTTCCTTATAG